The following proteins are co-located in the Lentibacillus sp. JNUCC-1 genome:
- a CDS encoding transposase — MARKARVKSKTGIYHIMVRGVNRQEIFHDDADCEKYLEIIQKYKARTAIQFYAWCLMNNHVHLLLKEGNEPLATTMKRIGVSYVRYYNWKYRTTGHLFQDRFRSENVETSAYLLTVTRYIHQNPVKAKITTRVDKWKWSSCLGYYGEPYFPGDLLDKELVLGLFSGHETTAQARFKAFNEEPNQDQCLEDRFYTIRKTDEEARTEIKQLLGQLEIAHVKSLPRLERNAILRRVKGIKGLSQRQAARILGVSANLIFKA; from the coding sequence ATGGCCCGCAAAGCCCGGGTGAAAAGTAAGACTGGCATCTATCATATCATGGTTCGTGGTGTGAACAGGCAGGAAATATTCCATGACGATGCGGACTGTGAGAAATACCTTGAAATCATCCAAAAATATAAAGCCCGAACGGCCATACAATTCTACGCGTGGTGTCTGATGAATAATCATGTCCATTTGCTGTTGAAAGAAGGAAACGAACCGCTTGCAACGACCATGAAACGGATAGGGGTCAGCTATGTCCGGTATTATAATTGGAAATACAGAACAACCGGCCACCTGTTTCAAGACAGATTCAGAAGTGAAAATGTGGAAACGAGCGCGTATTTACTGACGGTGACTCGGTACATCCACCAAAACCCGGTTAAAGCGAAGATCACAACCAGGGTGGATAAATGGAAGTGGAGCAGTTGTCTGGGCTATTATGGTGAACCCTATTTTCCAGGTGACTTGTTGGACAAGGAGCTGGTGTTGGGCTTGTTTTCTGGCCATGAGACAACTGCACAAGCACGTTTTAAAGCGTTTAATGAAGAACCCAATCAAGATCAATGCCTTGAAGATCGTTTTTACACCATTAGAAAGACGGACGAAGAAGCCAGGACAGAAATTAAACAGCTGTTGGGACAACTTGAAATTGCCCATGTGAAGAGTTTACCCCGATTGGAAAGAAATGCGATCTTAAGACGGGTGAAGGGCATCAAAGGACTGTCCCAACGGCAAGCTGCAAGAATTTTGGGTGTGTCAGCTAATTTGATTTTTAAGGCGTGA